The segment TACTAGATGAGAACCACAAGATTACAAACATATATGACAATTTTGAGATCAAAATTGATTATTaggttttgtaattaaatttctcATGATGGAAAAATGTCTGTTTGTAAGGGATCAATATGAGAGCATCACTATTATTAGCTTAGAACACAATGATATCAGAGGTCTAGGTTAATGTAAGCAATCAGTTCttaattaaatcttttcaaGAGCTGTGATTAATTGAGACAAATAAAGAGAAACAATAAAACGgaataaacaatatttctttaaagagTAAGCTATATTGAAAAGCTTTTGCAAAGCGTTAACTAATTTAagcttttgtatatttaaatctttctcttattttaatatttttttctctcttttaacgaacaatataaataaacaatgaaacttgtttaaaaataacataaattataaaaatttcaagccgGCAAGTTTAATAACGCATTACTAACGCACGTTAAGGTAAagaatttcaatttgaaaaaaattctttttattgtaaaaatttttattttcaaacatataaagaaaaagttaaataattgttatcaaattaatattaaattaaattttctttttacttttttatgcaACATTTTCTTCTGCACCTTTTCTTCTAACAACAACTTGGGCACACACAACATTATCATTAAATcacaaacaactaaaaaatattttgtaacaaaaaaaatttttgtgtaataaaaaCGAACAACAACAGAACTCAATTGCTAAAAAGGAAAACATTGTtgaaactacaacaacaacagcaacaattgaTACAACATTGTTGCCAACAACAGAAGATATAAACGCTGCATTTGTTACAGACAAAAGTCTTGAACAACAAAAAGAAGAGGAGGAGTTGGAGGAATACTCAGCTGCAGCCATGACTAAAGAAGAGTTGTATGAAGCCAACGGAAACGGAAATAACGAATTTGAAACCAATATGTCTGAGGACAACGACAACAATAACGACAATGTTGTCGACAATATTGACAATGAGGAAAATTCAGAAGTTGAACATACAATTGAAAATAATGAGGATATAGAAGAGGAAGTAAATGACAATTTAAATGAATCATcaagtagcaacaacaacactgatgCTGAAGATGATGACTCTGACAAGGAGCAAGAGAATAATGATGATATTAACGGCGACGATGTTGAAGATTCAAATGCAGATGAAGCCAAAGCCGATATtgaaattgtcaatttgaagaaaatgaaaaattcaaattattccGCTGCCATACGCAACAAAGAACGCGAAGACGAATCATCATCAGATGATGAGGATGCCAATGCCAACGTTCCCGAAATGCCACCCACATTCAATGATGAATGGGGCAACTTTAATGAGCCAACTAATGAGCAAAATGATT is part of the Lucilia cuprina isolate Lc7/37 unplaced genomic scaffold, ASM2204524v1 Scaffold_4091, whole genome shotgun sequence genome and harbors:
- the LOC124421175 gene encoding putative uncharacterized protein DDB_G0287457 — translated: MTKEELYEANGNGNNEFETNMSEDNDNNNDNVVDNIDNEENSEVEHTIENNEDIEEEVNDNLNESSSSNNNTDAEDDDSDKEQENNDDINGDDVEDSNADEAKADIEIVNLKKMKNSNYSAAIRNKEREDESSSDDEDANANVPEMPPTFNDEWGNFNEPTNEQNDLSNDIDVYDVVPIDLSNDIAVNDAANLPLNPDAEFIDIYGVQHQSNVMPKFEKLSLDYQPPSGEEWSNTPAK